From Fervidobacterium sp., the proteins below share one genomic window:
- a CDS encoding flagellar hook-length control protein FliK produces the protein MSNIVNLAKIFEIANPETIKTVINKIQNSADANGKTFEEVLQQVFSQLNDEKLKEISEDNSNAINPSQAIEKQKGKNSTLQASYADKNSQNQQVSEKPVNIDKERPTDIKDTEQNLVMENSESTETSEINQKDFENDNSQLIRLNVKDEKSGITQQLQRFFAQKIYTTDPIDQKPNTDTGENKKMDYVTNFENTPEYLSNKQKTLPTKEPLQSLKSMVGELKDRTHTNSGETVDLENIYFELPKITEYQTGKDAKVDNQKDTTQLSNQANNPQSLNFGNQQNYISYSENMFNAIPSNMHSHSLYTKESDNRISEDVLHSYNEIVNLIKEMENHTKSSAPKNSSAPEDTRTYVQIHPHNAEMKASKDEIISVSIDKLKEKLPVALESPTFINSQSQGKDDARYKNNIGDTNNSLMETNSEQTFKLVGDASKEFGKTSYGSYNSLDQDLQKLKQIVISFNYIAIIQNNIDNLDTVKPNLVNYSNAEKSNKTKAHDNTIKLIPQITSENIQNTYKPQETSKKLTGNLTTSNQQNNENGSIINNKLQGDIKKTNGNLTIFNQQNNENNSIANRKPQEIYRKTNENAAIFKQENNENNLTISNRLQEVQRKTDEDLSGLDVEPKSYNKIQQVDNNHRYFVHSDTVEMEKIHSVNSEKRMQEDIEVSPLVLVNQAGQQAFSLKYNTSEVERKNDKFSSTDVVNPEITDVKKNAEKPKVDETSESKTLNTNENIAEDLKEITRASVTNLEDRRIGEQRQQNESQIADNQSASQTKQTNESNKSDQRGQQTKQSQYNDTNNQDSLRKSASDSTKNNIEIKSFHVEYKEKSENNEKENTLNGEKPKVSNKFVERLAELTYKFSEQKLETVSNVLNGKYELAERLQASRNLEEIYEKIREFGLSNRLEERIQMKLVPQNLGNLDVEMKKEGRQLTVLFVAENERAKEIIEKNIYVLREKLSSLDFDVRNIEIRLKEEERYYDHEKNHQQSNQNNQDENRRRYMKTEVNEDDDEREYDI, from the coding sequence TTGAGCAATATAGTAAATTTAGCAAAGATCTTTGAGATAGCCAATCCAGAGACGATAAAAACCGTAATAAATAAGATACAAAATTCTGCAGACGCGAACGGAAAAACATTCGAAGAGGTTCTGCAGCAAGTTTTTTCACAATTGAATGATGAAAAACTTAAAGAAATTTCTGAAGATAACAGCAATGCAATTAATCCAAGTCAAGCAATCGAAAAACAGAAAGGTAAAAATTCCACTTTACAAGCCTCATATGCAGATAAAAACAGCCAAAATCAACAAGTCTCTGAAAAGCCTGTCAATATTGACAAAGAAAGACCAACCGATATCAAAGATACCGAACAGAATTTAGTTATGGAAAACTCTGAAAGTACAGAAACAAGTGAAATAAACCAGAAAGATTTCGAAAATGACAATTCTCAGCTAATAAGATTAAATGTCAAAGATGAAAAATCAGGTATAACACAACAGTTACAAAGATTTTTCGCACAAAAAATCTATACTACAGATCCAATAGACCAAAAACCTAACACAGACACTGGTGAAAACAAAAAGATGGATTATGTCACAAATTTCGAAAATACACCCGAGTACTTGTCAAATAAGCAAAAAACTCTTCCAACCAAAGAACCTTTGCAATCTTTGAAAAGCATGGTAGGTGAGCTAAAAGACCGAACTCACACAAACAGTGGAGAAACTGTCGATTTAGAAAATATATACTTCGAACTTCCCAAAATAACCGAGTATCAAACCGGTAAAGATGCAAAGGTAGATAATCAGAAAGATACAACTCAACTATCAAATCAAGCAAATAATCCACAGTCACTGAATTTTGGCAATCAACAGAATTACATTAGTTACTCTGAAAACATGTTCAATGCAATACCAAGTAACATGCATTCTCACTCTCTATATACGAAGGAATCTGACAACAGGATTTCTGAAGATGTATTGCATTCTTACAACGAAATTGTTAATTTAATCAAAGAAATGGAAAATCACACAAAGTCCTCCGCACCAAAAAATTCATCAGCTCCCGAAGACACAAGAACTTATGTTCAAATCCATCCACACAATGCTGAAATGAAAGCGAGTAAAGATGAAATCATTTCTGTTTCTATTGATAAACTCAAAGAAAAATTACCAGTTGCATTAGAATCACCAACGTTTATAAATTCGCAGTCACAAGGAAAAGATGATGCCCGTTACAAAAATAATATTGGTGATACAAACAACAGTTTAATGGAGACAAACTCAGAGCAAACGTTTAAACTGGTTGGCGATGCTAGCAAAGAGTTTGGAAAAACCAGCTACGGTAGTTACAATTCACTTGATCAAGACCTCCAGAAATTGAAGCAAATAGTAATAAGCTTTAATTACATTGCGATTATTCAGAACAATATCGACAACTTAGATACAGTCAAACCAAACTTGGTCAATTACTCGAATGCTGAGAAATCAAACAAAACCAAGGCGCATGATAATACCATCAAGCTAATACCACAAATAACTTCAGAGAACATCCAAAATACTTACAAACCACAAGAAACCTCTAAGAAACTTACTGGAAATTTAACAACTTCAAATCAACAAAACAACGAAAATGGTTCAATAATAAACAACAAACTACAAGGAGATATCAAAAAAACCAATGGAAATCTAACAATCTTCAATCAACAAAACAACGAAAATAACTCAATAGCGAACAGAAAACCACAAGAAATTTATAGGAAAACTAATGAGAATGCAGCTATCTTCAAACAAGAAAACAATGAAAACAACTTAACAATAAGCAATAGACTACAAGAAGTTCAAAGAAAAACAGACGAAGATTTGTCGGGACTTGATGTAGAGCCTAAGAGTTATAACAAGATACAGCAAGTGGATAATAATCATAGATATTTTGTGCATAGCGATACTGTTGAAATGGAAAAAATTCATTCAGTCAACAGCGAAAAAAGAATGCAAGAAGATATAGAAGTATCGCCCTTAGTACTTGTAAATCAAGCAGGTCAGCAAGCTTTTTCGTTGAAATACAACACATCAGAGGTTGAAAGAAAAAACGATAAATTTTCATCGACTGATGTTGTAAACCCAGAAATCACAGACGTCAAGAAAAATGCAGAAAAGCCGAAAGTAGATGAAACTTCTGAATCTAAAACTTTAAACACAAATGAAAACATTGCTGAAGATCTCAAAGAAATTACAAGAGCAAGTGTAACAAATTTAGAAGATCGACGGATTGGTGAGCAAAGACAGCAAAATGAGAGTCAAATTGCAGACAATCAATCTGCTTCTCAAACCAAGCAAACAAACGAAAGTAATAAATCTGACCAACGTGGACAACAAACCAAACAAAGTCAGTATAATGATACAAACAATCAAGATAGTTTAAGGAAAAGTGCATCCGATTCAACGAAGAATAATATAGAAATAAAATCATTTCATGTAGAGTACAAAGAAAAATCTGAGAATAACGAAAAAGAAAATACATTAAACGGAGAAAAACCAAAAGTTTCAAATAAGTTTGTTGAAAGGTTAGCCGAATTAACCTACAAATTCTCTGAGCAAAAATTAGAAACAGTTTCGAATGTTTTAAATGGAAAATACGAGTTAGCCGAGAGACTACAAGCCTCAAGAAACCTTGAGGAAATATACGAAAAAATACGTGAATTTGGCCTTTCAAACAGGCTTGAAGAAAGAATCCAAATGAAGCTTGTACCTCAAAATCTCGGTAATCTAGATGTTGAAATGAAAAAGGAAGGTAGACAATTAACTGTGCTTTTTGTTGCGGAAAATGAACGAGCAAAAGAAATTATAGAGAAAAACATATACGTGCTTCGAGAAAAATTGAGTTCGCTTGATTTTGATGTAAGGAATATTGAAATTAGATTAAAGGAAGAAGAAAGATACTATGATCATGAGAAAAATCATCAACAATCAAATCAAAATAACCAAGATGAAAATAGAAGAAGATATATGAAAACAGAGGTGAACGAAGATGATGATGAACGTGAATACGATATCTAA
- a CDS encoding flagellar hook assembly protein FlgD, with amino-acid sequence MMMNVNTISNLFSQANDRTTKKDLDKEAFLRLLLTQLKSQDPLEPMKDRDFVAQMSQLSSLEQVMNMSKAVQMFVDNASQLYRTQAVSMIGKTAVVKTNVINVQNGVAESKVFKLDSPANIIIKIFDENGKLVKEEKIGQVEAGMRFFAWDGKDEKGTKVKDGKYIFKILKTAADGSYEEIPSIESGKVSGVQFDKNKINIVVNNKIYDISQISEIYA; translated from the coding sequence ATGATGATGAACGTGAATACGATATCTAATCTCTTTTCACAAGCGAACGATAGAACAACAAAAAAGGATCTCGATAAAGAAGCCTTCTTAAGACTTCTTCTGACGCAGTTAAAAAGCCAAGATCCACTTGAACCGATGAAAGATAGAGATTTTGTAGCCCAGATGTCTCAACTTTCTTCACTTGAGCAGGTGATGAACATGAGTAAAGCAGTTCAAATGTTTGTTGACAACGCATCACAACTTTACAGAACCCAGGCTGTTTCGATGATAGGCAAAACAGCCGTAGTAAAAACGAATGTTATCAACGTTCAAAACGGTGTTGCTGAATCAAAGGTGTTTAAACTGGATTCACCTGCTAATATAATCATCAAAATATTTGATGAGAATGGAAAACTTGTCAAAGAGGAGAAAATAGGACAAGTCGAAGCAGGGATGAGATTTTTTGCATGGGATGGCAAAGATGAAAAAGGTACAAAAGTAAAAGATGGAAAATATATTTTCAAAATACTGAAAACTGCAGCAGATGGAAGCTATGAGGAAATACCTTCAATCGAAAGTGGTAAAGTATCAGGTGTGCAGTTTGATAAAAATAAGATCAATATAGTTGTAAACAATAAAATTTACGATATATCACAAATATCAGAAATTTATGCGTAG